In Micrococcus luteus NCTC 2665, a single window of DNA contains:
- a CDS encoding general stress protein, whose amino-acid sequence MSFMMSNPQPGAEQGLPRGELLATYATYAQAREQVDRLAATDFPVSAVSIVGKDLRVVERVRGRLNYAQVALSAGVRGVFFGGLIGMFLYLLAPEAGPGQILTSMLLGLAVWLIFGVIGFAMRRGQHGFASSQAVVPTAFDLVVAFDHAARARQELGLGGAAAPTPQPAPQPAPAPAAEEAGGGSVQATPAAAPSSGGSHAAPAPGGPEAPARPVPEADPAPTGLDRSYGVTLPPEEVAKLIEARGGHPPRPQDEPRG is encoded by the coding sequence ATGTCGTTCATGATGTCCAACCCTCAGCCCGGCGCCGAGCAGGGCCTGCCCCGCGGAGAGCTGCTGGCCACCTACGCCACCTACGCGCAGGCGCGCGAGCAGGTGGACCGCCTCGCCGCCACGGACTTCCCCGTGAGCGCCGTGTCGATCGTGGGCAAGGACCTGCGGGTCGTGGAGCGGGTGCGCGGCCGGCTGAACTACGCCCAGGTGGCGTTGTCCGCGGGTGTGCGCGGCGTGTTCTTCGGCGGACTGATCGGCATGTTCCTCTACCTGCTGGCCCCCGAGGCCGGCCCGGGGCAGATCCTCACCTCCATGCTGCTGGGCCTGGCGGTGTGGCTGATCTTCGGCGTGATCGGCTTCGCGATGCGTCGGGGCCAGCACGGCTTCGCGTCCTCGCAGGCCGTCGTGCCGACGGCCTTCGACCTCGTGGTCGCGTTCGACCACGCCGCCCGCGCCCGCCAGGAGCTGGGCCTGGGCGGTGCCGCGGCCCCGACGCCGCAGCCGGCCCCGCAGCCGGCGCCCGCCCCCGCCGCGGAGGAGGCCGGGGGCGGGTCCGTGCAGGCCACCCCGGCCGCCGCGCCGTCGTCGGGCGGGTCCCACGCGGCGCCCGCTCCCGGCGGACCCGAGGCGCCGGCCCGGCCCGTCCCGGAGGCGGACCCCGCGCCCACCGGCCTGGACCGCTCCTACGGCGTGACCCTGCCCCCGGAGGAGGTCGCCAAGCTCATCGAGGCGCGCGGCGGCCACCCGCCCCGGCCCCAGGACGAGCCGCGCGGCTGA
- a CDS encoding protein translocase TatA codes for MFGINGSEFIILAVLAIVILGPERLPEYTRAFTDWLRVMRGKAEGAKAQFKEETGTDFDEVDWRKYDPRQYDPRRIIRDALREPAGGPSTPASRAAQATGVSAEDVHGGLTRQDLADMDPRTLFRRPAGAGSTAAAESGTAAQAPSTAPAAGAAAVGGAAAALMASGRAEALAEERPAAVETAPDPLELLGLAPAPFDVDAT; via the coding sequence GTGTTTGGTATCAACGGCAGCGAGTTCATCATCTTGGCGGTGCTCGCAATCGTCATCCTCGGGCCGGAGAGGCTCCCCGAGTACACGCGCGCCTTCACCGACTGGCTGCGCGTCATGCGCGGCAAGGCCGAGGGTGCCAAGGCGCAGTTCAAGGAGGAGACCGGCACGGACTTCGACGAGGTGGACTGGCGCAAGTACGACCCCCGCCAGTACGACCCGCGCCGCATCATCCGCGACGCGCTCCGCGAGCCCGCCGGTGGCCCGTCCACGCCCGCGTCCCGGGCGGCGCAGGCGACGGGCGTCAGCGCCGAGGACGTGCACGGTGGCCTCACCCGCCAAGACCTGGCGGACATGGATCCGCGCACGCTCTTCCGCCGCCCCGCCGGGGCCGGCAGCACCGCCGCCGCGGAGTCCGGCACAGCCGCACAGGCCCCGTCCACCGCGCCCGCTGCGGGGGCGGCCGCCGTGGGCGGTGCCGCCGCAGCCCTGATGGCCTCCGGCCGCGCCGAGGCCCTCGCCGAGGAGCGTCCTGCCGCCGTGGAGACCGCACCGGACCCCCTCGAGCTGCTCGGGCTGGCGCCCGCCCCCTTCGACGTCGACGCGACCTGA
- a CDS encoding magnesium transporter MgtE N-terminal domain-containing protein, translated as MSSPKIFVARLLGLDVFDPLGDRLGRLRDVVVLDRGPAAAPFATGLVIEVPGKKRVFVPMTRVTSMDSGRIITTGLINLRRFSRRGAEQMVAADLFDRKVRLSDGSGEAFLEDIGLEQQRNGDWLVSDLYVRRIVGRGPFGRAQRGEHLLLNWDEARWTAQADPQGATSFLAAHEDLKPADLADMLHDMSEKRRVEVARELQNERLADVLQELPDDDQVQILSQLDIDRAADVLEEMDPDDAADLLHELPDSQQELLLERMEPEDAEDVRRLLEYEEGTAGSLMTPVPVILPPEATVAEAMATIRQQEISPALASLVIVARPPLETPTGRFLGVVHFQRLLRYPPPEAIGNIMDKDLEAVSDLAPIAHVTRELATYNLTCIPVVNEQDRVVGAVSVDDLLDHILPDDWRAMDLDDAETRPAT; from the coding sequence GTGAGCTCCCCCAAGATCTTCGTGGCCCGCCTGCTGGGCCTGGACGTCTTCGACCCCCTCGGCGACCGCCTGGGACGGCTGCGCGACGTCGTCGTGCTGGACCGCGGCCCCGCCGCAGCCCCGTTCGCCACCGGCCTCGTGATCGAGGTCCCCGGCAAGAAGCGCGTCTTCGTCCCGATGACGCGGGTGACGTCCATGGACTCGGGCCGGATCATCACGACCGGGCTGATCAACCTGCGCCGGTTCTCCCGCCGTGGCGCCGAGCAGATGGTGGCCGCCGACCTCTTCGACCGGAAGGTGCGCCTCTCCGACGGGTCGGGCGAGGCCTTCCTGGAGGACATCGGGCTGGAGCAGCAGCGCAACGGCGACTGGCTGGTCTCGGACCTGTACGTGCGCCGCATCGTCGGCCGCGGCCCCTTCGGCCGCGCCCAGCGGGGCGAGCACCTCCTGCTGAACTGGGACGAGGCCCGCTGGACGGCGCAGGCCGACCCGCAGGGGGCCACGAGCTTCCTCGCCGCGCACGAGGACCTCAAGCCCGCCGACCTGGCGGACATGCTCCACGACATGTCGGAGAAGCGCCGCGTCGAGGTCGCCAGGGAGCTGCAGAACGAACGCCTCGCGGACGTGCTCCAGGAGCTGCCCGACGACGACCAGGTGCAGATCCTCTCCCAGCTGGACATCGACCGCGCCGCCGACGTCCTGGAGGAGATGGACCCGGACGACGCGGCGGACCTGCTCCACGAGCTGCCCGACTCCCAGCAGGAGCTGCTGCTCGAACGCATGGAGCCGGAGGACGCCGAGGACGTCCGGCGCCTGCTCGAGTACGAGGAGGGCACGGCGGGCTCGCTCATGACCCCCGTGCCGGTCATCCTCCCCCCGGAGGCCACCGTGGCCGAGGCCATGGCGACCATCCGACAGCAGGAGATCTCCCCCGCGCTGGCCTCGCTCGTGATCGTGGCCCGGCCGCCGTTGGAGACGCCGACGGGCCGGTTCCTCGGCGTCGTCCACTTCCAGCGCCTGCTGCGGTACCCGCCGCCGGAGGCGATCGGCAACATCATGGACAAGGACCTCGAGGCCGTCTCGGACCTCGCCCCCATCGCCCACGTGACCCGCGAGCTCGCGACCTACAACCTCACGTGCATCCCCGTGGTGAACGAGCAGGACCGCGTCGTCGGGGCCGTGAGCGTGGACGACCTGCTCGACCACATCCTGCCCGACGACTGGCGGGCCATGGACCTCGACGACGCCGAGACCCGCCCCGCAACCTGA
- a CDS encoding DUF1003 domain-containing protein has translation MTQTARDLRPGRGTGLDTPLSASGRRVPRLAPNPDAFGEATEGIARFMGTPQFLVWMTLFCAAWLGWNTFGPMAWRFDSAELGFTALTLMLSLQASYAAPLLLLAQNRQDDRDRVALREDRDRAERNLADTEFLTREIAGLRLAVQEVATRDFVRGELRGVQDDLRDDLREALRAELREEIREEIREELRAGLPGAEAQPRKNKKTKGRGRDARRGDAGAEPTTTTLATLAAQEAQEAREAGGSGPVTGPAGGAGPVDGGGR, from the coding sequence ATGACCCAGACCGCGCGAGACCTGCGCCCGGGCCGCGGCACCGGCCTGGACACCCCGCTGAGCGCCAGCGGGCGCCGCGTGCCCCGGCTGGCCCCGAACCCGGACGCCTTCGGCGAGGCCACCGAGGGCATCGCCCGCTTCATGGGCACCCCGCAGTTCCTCGTCTGGATGACGCTGTTCTGCGCCGCCTGGCTGGGCTGGAACACGTTCGGCCCGATGGCGTGGCGGTTCGACTCCGCCGAGCTCGGCTTCACCGCGCTCACGCTCATGCTCTCCCTCCAGGCGTCCTACGCCGCACCCCTGCTCCTGCTGGCGCAGAACCGCCAGGACGACCGGGACAGGGTCGCGCTGCGCGAGGACCGTGACCGCGCCGAGCGCAACCTCGCCGACACCGAGTTCCTCACCCGCGAGATCGCCGGTCTGCGGCTGGCCGTCCAGGAGGTCGCCACGCGCGACTTCGTGCGCGGCGAGCTGCGCGGCGTCCAGGACGACCTCAGGGACGACCTCCGCGAGGCGCTGCGCGCCGAGCTGCGGGAGGAGATCCGGGAGGAGATCCGGGAGGAGCTGCGCGCCGGCCTCCCGGGCGCCGAGGCCCAGCCCCGCAAGAACAAGAAGACCAAGGGCCGCGGCCGGGATGCGCGGCGCGGCGACGCCGGCGCCGAGCCCACGACCACCACGCTCGCCACCCTCGCGGCGCAGGAGGCCCAGGAGGCCCGCGAGGCCGGGGGGTCCGGTCCGGTGACCGGCCCCGCCGGCGGTGCGGGCCCGGTGGACGGGGGCGGCCGATGA
- a CDS encoding pyruvate kinase has translation MGIDLTTELTALRDRLLSAEAEHADLISRVRERHRASARNLVHYVALRGTDLRPLQEALSDAGLSSLGRMEAGVLGHVDAVLAAARALDGDPAPAPEDDALTSAEGRAILARNAASLLGPARGDRDARIMVTMPSEAATDPELVARIAEAGMDLARVNCAHDDEQAWAAMIAAVRRCAGAGRPAPLVAMDLAGPKVRTGPIEPGPRVVKVKPARDLSGTVTEPSRVWLTAGTHDAVAAAHGPEGAVVVPLAAPEGTTLAGLQRGDEIELTDARGAHRRLEVEQVDGEGVLVQADKTVYWATGTALTTPHGPLEVGPLPPLEQSMRVHEGEEIVLARSLEPVPAVDTPPYRIGLTLAQAFADAAVGDRVSLDDGRIGARITAVSADEITLEVTQAGPRGAKLKAEKGVNFPDTYLAIPALTDEDLAHIPFAARHADMVNMSFVRSAEDVAQLIDALEAEDAPDVDITLKIETVEAFRQLPRMLLEAMRWRDVGVMIARGDLAVEAGFARMAELQEEILWLCEAAHVPAIWATQVLESLAKTGLPSRAEITDAAMAQRAEAAMLNKGPYIDRAVTVLGDILGRMHGHASKKRDMLRRLESWSL, from the coding sequence ATGGGTATCGACCTGACCACCGAGCTCACCGCCCTCCGCGACCGCCTCCTCTCCGCCGAGGCGGAGCACGCCGACCTCATCTCCCGCGTCCGGGAGCGCCACCGGGCCTCGGCCCGGAACCTCGTGCACTACGTCGCCCTGCGCGGCACCGACCTGCGGCCCCTGCAGGAGGCGCTGAGCGACGCCGGACTGTCCTCTCTGGGCCGCATGGAGGCCGGCGTGCTGGGCCACGTGGACGCGGTGCTGGCCGCCGCCCGCGCGCTCGACGGCGACCCCGCCCCCGCGCCCGAGGACGACGCCCTGACCTCCGCCGAGGGCCGCGCCATCCTCGCCCGCAACGCGGCGAGCCTGCTCGGTCCGGCCCGCGGCGACCGGGACGCGCGCATCATGGTGACCATGCCCTCCGAGGCCGCCACGGACCCGGAGCTCGTGGCCCGGATCGCCGAGGCCGGCATGGACCTGGCGCGCGTGAACTGCGCCCACGACGACGAGCAGGCGTGGGCCGCCATGATCGCGGCGGTCCGCCGGTGCGCCGGTGCGGGCCGGCCCGCGCCCCTGGTCGCGATGGACCTGGCCGGGCCGAAGGTGCGCACGGGCCCCATCGAGCCGGGACCGCGCGTCGTGAAGGTGAAGCCCGCCCGGGACCTCTCCGGGACCGTCACCGAGCCCTCCCGCGTGTGGCTCACCGCCGGGACCCATGACGCCGTGGCCGCGGCTCACGGGCCGGAGGGCGCCGTCGTCGTGCCGCTGGCGGCCCCGGAGGGGACGACCCTGGCGGGCCTGCAGCGCGGCGACGAGATCGAGCTGACCGACGCGCGTGGTGCACACCGCAGGCTGGAGGTCGAGCAGGTGGACGGCGAGGGCGTGCTCGTGCAGGCGGACAAGACGGTCTACTGGGCGACGGGCACGGCGCTGACGACGCCGCACGGGCCGCTCGAGGTCGGGCCGCTGCCCCCGCTCGAGCAGTCCATGCGCGTGCACGAGGGCGAGGAGATCGTGCTGGCCCGCTCGCTCGAGCCGGTCCCCGCGGTCGACACGCCGCCCTACCGGATCGGCCTCACCCTGGCGCAGGCGTTCGCGGATGCGGCGGTCGGCGACCGGGTCTCCCTCGACGACGGACGGATCGGCGCGCGGATCACAGCGGTGTCCGCCGACGAGATCACCCTCGAGGTGACCCAGGCCGGCCCTCGCGGGGCGAAGCTCAAGGCGGAGAAGGGCGTGAACTTCCCGGACACGTACCTGGCCATCCCGGCCCTCACGGACGAGGACCTCGCCCACATCCCGTTCGCGGCCCGCCACGCGGACATGGTGAACATGTCCTTCGTCCGCTCGGCCGAGGACGTGGCCCAGCTGATCGACGCGCTCGAGGCCGAGGACGCACCGGACGTGGACATCACGCTGAAGATCGAGACGGTGGAGGCCTTCCGGCAGCTGCCGCGGATGCTGCTCGAGGCGATGCGCTGGCGGGACGTCGGGGTGATGATCGCCCGTGGCGACCTGGCGGTGGAGGCCGGCTTCGCACGGATGGCCGAGCTGCAGGAGGAGATCCTGTGGCTGTGCGAGGCGGCGCACGTGCCCGCGATCTGGGCCACCCAGGTCCTCGAGTCCCTCGCCAAGACCGGCCTGCCCTCACGGGCGGAGATCACGGACGCCGCGATGGCGCAGCGGGCCGAGGCCGCGATGCTGAACAAGGGCCCGTACATCGACCGCGCCGTCACCGTCCTCGGCGACATCCTGGGCCGGATGCACGGTCATGCGAGCAAGAAGCGCGACATGCTCCGGCGGCTCGAGTCCTGGTCCCTCTGA
- a CDS encoding Mrp/NBP35 family ATP-binding protein, which produces MSALGLPVPEVRTDLERRVLERLATVQDPEIRRPITDLGMVESVVETAPGVVEVAVLLTIAACPLRGTIQTDVAAAVADVPGCGSVDVRVGVMEPERRLALQDALRAARPTNPFGKDTLTRVLAVASGKGGVGKSSVTANLAVALAARGLAVGLIDADVHGYSIPGLLGVTGTPTKLDRMILPPVVRDVKVISIGMFLDADRPVAWRGPMLHRALEQFVTDVHWGDLDVLLVDLPPGTGDIAISTAQLLPASELLVVTTPQHAAAQVAARAGQLAEQTGQTVAGVVENMGPMTLPDGTVLDVFGTGGGAEVAERLSGVLDTQVPLLGTVPLDPALRAGGDVGEPVVVSAPESPAGRALTQIAQRVAVRPRGLAGRPLPFTPR; this is translated from the coding sequence ATGAGCGCCCTGGGCCTGCCCGTGCCCGAGGTCCGCACCGACCTCGAGCGCCGGGTGCTGGAGCGGCTCGCCACGGTCCAGGACCCCGAGATCCGCCGCCCGATCACCGACCTCGGCATGGTGGAGTCGGTCGTGGAGACCGCCCCGGGCGTCGTCGAGGTCGCGGTGCTGCTCACGATCGCCGCGTGCCCCCTGCGCGGGACGATCCAGACGGACGTGGCCGCCGCCGTCGCCGACGTACCCGGCTGCGGGTCCGTGGACGTCCGCGTCGGGGTGATGGAGCCCGAGCGCCGCCTGGCGCTGCAGGACGCCCTGCGCGCGGCCCGGCCGACGAACCCGTTCGGGAAGGACACGCTCACGCGCGTCCTCGCGGTGGCCTCGGGCAAGGGCGGCGTGGGCAAGTCCTCGGTCACGGCCAACCTCGCGGTCGCGCTCGCCGCGCGCGGACTCGCCGTCGGCCTGATCGACGCGGACGTGCACGGCTACTCCATCCCCGGGCTCCTGGGCGTGACCGGCACCCCGACGAAGCTGGACCGGATGATCCTGCCCCCCGTGGTGCGGGACGTGAAGGTCATCTCGATCGGCATGTTCCTCGACGCGGACCGGCCGGTGGCCTGGCGCGGGCCGATGCTGCACCGCGCGCTCGAACAGTTCGTCACGGACGTGCACTGGGGCGACCTGGACGTCCTGCTCGTGGACCTGCCCCCGGGCACCGGGGACATCGCGATCTCGACGGCGCAGCTGCTGCCCGCCTCGGAGCTGCTCGTGGTGACCACGCCGCAGCACGCCGCCGCGCAGGTGGCCGCGCGCGCCGGTCAGCTGGCGGAGCAGACGGGCCAGACCGTGGCCGGCGTCGTGGAGAACATGGGGCCGATGACCCTGCCGGACGGCACCGTGCTGGATGTGTTCGGGACCGGCGGCGGCGCCGAGGTGGCGGAGCGGCTGTCCGGGGTGCTGGACACTCAGGTGCCGCTGCTGGGCACCGTACCCCTGGACCCGGCGCTGCGGGCGGGCGGCGACGTCGGCGAACCCGTGGTGGTGTCCGCCCCGGAGAGCCCCGCGGGCCGGGCGCTGACGCAGATCGCGCAACGGGTGGCCGTGCGGCCGCGCGGGCTGGCCGGGCGGCCCCTGCCGTTCACCCCTCGCTGA